aaatttggaTTTCCAACTTCAATGATTGAGCTTATTATGAGTTGCACCACCTCCTCATCCTTGTCTCTTAAGTGGAACAATGAGATGCTTGATAATTTTGCTCCTTCTCATGGTTTGAGACAAGGTGACCCTATATCTCcttacttattcttgtcgagaAGTTGCTTCTTCTTATTTAGGAAAAGGTAGAGTATAATAGTTGGCTTCTGTATCTCTGACAATGGACCATCTATTTCTCATATATTCTTTGCAGATGATTGTTTACTCTTTACAAGAGGCAAAACTTCGCAAGTCAAACTAATTAATAAGGTGATTCAAGCTTTTTGCAAAGCCTTTTGTATGACAATGTTCCAAAAATCTAAGAACCTATCTCGTCATAAAGTAATGAAGTTTGAAGATATAATTAACTTCCAACATACTTataatattggtaaatattttGGCTTTCCTATGCTTTATGGGAGGGTTACAAATGAAAATTTCTCctttatcattgataaaattAACTCTTGATTAGTGGGATGGAAATCCAAGCTTCTTAATAGGCATGAGAGGGTGATTCTTGCTAAGTATGTGCTTAGCTTTATGCCTATATACACCATGCATTATTTATGGCTTCCATTAGGAGTTTGTAATAAGATTGATTCTTGTatcaaacaatttattttggaggctatgtcattggattagaaGGAACACCATAACTCAACCTTCTAATAGAGATGGCCTTGCCATTAAGAGGGATATATATGTTAATGTCACCATGTTGGGTAAACATGTTTGGGAGCTTATTCACAATCCATAAAAGTTGTGGGTTCAACTATTatcatctatatatatttatgaatcCCACACCCTCAAGACGAATAATTATCCTCAAGACAAATAATTTTGGTCTTCTTTTTCTTATTTGTTGTTGGTTGGTCTGGAAATCTCGTAACAAAGAATCACTCactaataatagttattctCTATGGAATATTCTTAACCAAATTTATACTTGTTTTCACCCCACTAAGAAGATTTTTGGTGATTCTAATAAAGATTTAAATCCTAGACTTGTTTCTTGGCACCATTCCCTAAAGAATGTGATAAAGGTAAACATTGATGGTAACTCCATTGGTAAACTAGATGATCCAGTTTTGGTTGTCTTTTGAGAAACTCTTTTGGATGTTGGATCATAGGTTTTGCATAAAGTTATGGTTTCACTTCTAATAATAATGCTAAGCTTCAAGCCATTTCTCACGGTCTAGATATTGCTTGGAGTCATAGTTTCAAAGATGTGATTTGCGAGTTTGATTCCCAACGGCGCTGAGATTTATTATAGAAGGATTGTCGCCTACTCATCCTTATGCACCACTTATGGATTATATTCAATCTTTGATTTCTAAGGAATGGCAACTTATCATTGTATACACCTTACATGAAGGAAGTGCTAGTGCCAATTGATTTGTTAAATTGGGAGTATCACTTGTTCATGATCTTATAGTGTTTTTTGTTTGTCCCTCAcatttgcttaatgtttgtttagCGAACTCTTTGGGAACTCAATTCCCAAgaacttagttttttttctttttttttttcattgataaaaaaattatctctacaaaaaccttcaaaaaGTGATTTGATTGGATCTGtgtataaaaaaagtttaaaattaattactatatATTGATAATGCAAAAcgtttaattagttaaatttctATATATTTCAACATAAATCTTCATGTAGTGATTTAATTAGATGTATATGTAAAAAAACATTTACATTATagatatatacaaattaaatccaaaatattttacacttcaatatattcaatttaaagTCATAAAATagttacaataaaaaataaaatacactattataaaaaagaaaaaagaaaaagaggtaCGCATTCCAACATTTCCAACTTGAACCATGTCCATTGTCTACCTGTCCTATGCTGTGCGAAAATGGAATGAGGTCAATCATAAGGTCATaatgattgaaattttcaaGTAGAAGAGTctggacaaaaaataaaaagagaagagGTAAAAAATATACCGGGTTTGGAGATCACCTCCGGGTTATTTATTATGttccaaaatatattaaagataaatttattttttttcttatttttgcaatattttcattattattattattattattattattattattattattattattattattattattattattattattattattatcgttgttgttgttgttattattattattattattattattattattattataagataaTATTGTTTTGATACTACTCTTAATGAAATAGTAAGACTATTAGATGGTAAAAGATTTATGGGTCTTGTAAGTTGTAGGCGGGCGATCCGTCTTAGGACTAACCTGATCTCATCTTATTCCGTCTCGtcttttttaaatcttcaactAATCGGGTTTAGTCGAGTTAAATGATAAATTAGGATCTAAAAATTGATTCCAATAAATATTAAGATAGAGATACACCAAACTCGACTTAACCTATCATTAGTACACTCCTATAAGATAATTCAATAATTgaataagaaaaatgataacttcatgaattttaaaaaaatttgctgCAAAAATTAAGATATAAGAAGACAATTGACatgttgaaatataaaaaatcactaAATTTGTACTAAAAAAACCACTAAATTAAAACTTGTAATtgtaataatttcaaataaataaaaccattatataatggtaaTTCAAGAGTTAACTAAAATAACTAACAATTTAACTACTATtttttatgaacaattataccctttataatttaatcatcttatatttttattctttcaaaTTCACCGTCTATGTTTCTTCATTCACATAAATTACCTGATTTTTCTTTACGTAATcataaatctttatttttatataaagatTGCAACTCTTAATTTTAGTTAGATTTCATTTTCTGACAATTGTATCTCTAAcgattcaaattttttttttcaaatttaaacttaaataaataccATAATTATAAAGAACTTTTTAAcaacacaattttttaaattaaaataaatattatataataaaccCATACAAAACAAAAAGTAGATAAACAAACACATCAATGACATCATCAATAATTTGAGTGAAATTGTAAAATCACTCCCGAGATGCCGCGAATGGAAAGGTGAGGCAACTATTGTAAGACCCCAACCCCCAACCCATACCATGTCTtgagaaagtaaaaaaaaaaaaatatgaattaattaatattgtttttaagttaaaaaaaaagttttttagaaacttttgaaatttaatatatatctttGGTAggcattaaatttaaaaatcacaaataataattttaactttttaagataatttctatgcatattttagtatttattagATATTCATAGTAATGTCTTTATActctcaatttttgtttttgaaaaatttctattattaactaaattaattcatattaagtttcttaaaattaaattgaaattttaagagAGCAATGTATGTCATTATGTTTTGTGAATTATGATTATCTTCAtttaccttttattttatttgtaatttatttaaagaaaagatAAAGTGACATAAAAGTTATAAGTTTAATGACAAAATCCAGTTTATGATAGAATGTACTAACTGTTTCTATCTCTTTTCAAAGAAAGATgatcaaatattaattaatatctaaaaataataattagataaGTATAATATACACTGTTTGGAAGAATTtcccaatatatatataatactatacttggattattattattatatttctaaagaagaataaataaatattgaatattcTGATTGCTTCCTAGAACCGGCAATAATAAAGTAAGAAATTAGTACAAGTAATAGAGGAAGCTAATCCAGTTTCTCTCattctcattttcattttcattttcattctcttttCAACAATTCGATTCGCTTTTCACTCATCACCCTCAACCTCAACATGGACAAAGCGATCAACAGACAGAAAGTTTTGCTTCAACATCTCAACCCTTCTCAATCATCATCATCGACCTCTCTCTCTGTTAgttctttcttcctctttttcaaTTCGCAACTTTGTTTCGAtttaatcttctttttcttcttttgcgAAAATTAATTATCCTTTTGGCAATTATGTTGGTATCCTTGATTGTTTATTAGCTTACAGTTTTATCAAAGTTCTGATCTTGAATGTGtatattcatattaatattCATATGAATATCCCGAGTTCTTCGTATACTGAATTTGAATCCTGATTGGAACAATTTTTGGCCAggttaaaaccaaaaaaaaatattaatattcatATTCAGGCGTATTCTATTGTAACCGACAATTGAAAATCACTCACTAAGGAAAATATTGTCCCTTAGAATTAGAAGTTCATGGTCATCCTTGCTATTATCATGTGGTGACCTGATTtgtattgttttgatagaaacaaaagaaaacaaatatgagTTGAGTTTTGAGGTGTTCATATTCGTTTTTCCTTGTTTGCTTTGAACCGGTACCAACCACGTCACTTTCTTGTAGTTGGagttttgggtgattttcaaGTAATTGTTAACCGTGGTACTCCGTTGACCTACATATTCTTTAGAATTGGAATTTTCAGGAGGGTGAAAATTCTGTCTGACCCTTTTGCTACACGTGATTCCTTTACTGAGTATTAGGCATTAGTGCAAAGTGGCAAATGTGTGTGTGTATGCACATGTATGTACATAAGTATTTGTGTATATTTGCAATTTGAAATTACCTTGTTGTGGCGgatttttatttgtatgttGAACATTTGATTCCCAGGCTTCAGCATGTTTGGCGGGTGATAGTGCTGCGTATCACAGGACAGCTTCATTTGGGGACGATGTAGTGATTGTAGCGTGAGTTCAGCTATTACTCCAATTGAATTTTCCACATTAAGCATgtgttttatttgataattgataTAGGAGGCACCTATTTGAGCTTATGTTATGATATAAGCACTTATGTAAGTGATTTGGAAGAGCTTATAAAAATAATCTGTAATAGGTCCATACAATgtttttggtttatttttgtaAGCTCTATAGAATAACTTATATTATATTGAGCTTATGCAAAAATTCTCCCTATTTTCTCTTCAATTGTAGATACaccttttacataacttttctACGATAAGTGTGTATTTAATATGTGCTCAACTGTCTTGCCTTGTTCAACTATGAATTAGGGGCAATATATTTGAGggatcttttaaatttttatctgtAACAGAAGTTGTATTATGTGCTCACAGTGCATATCGGACTGCTCTTTGCAAAGCTAAACGTGGTGGTTTCAAAGACACTCATGCTGATGATCTCCTAGCTCCTGTTTTGAAGGTTTTGTTATTCTTAATTTCTAAATCTTTTGCTACTTTAGTTCATATTTTGCTCTATTAATGTATATCCATCTACACGAACCTGATGGCGAGGTTTTCATTGTAGGCTGTAATAGAGAAAACCAACTTGAACCCAAGTGAAGTGGGTGATATTGTTGTGGGTTCTGTATTGGGGGGTGGATCTCAAAGAGCTAGTGAATGTCGCATGGCTGCATTTTATGCTGGTTTTCCTGGTATGTCCAGATAACTTGTGTAAGTGAACCTAATagattattttggttttttatttacatgttatgttttctttttccaTTCCAGAAACTGTGCCGGTTAGGACAGTTAACAGGCAATGCTCATCTGGGCTCCAAGCTGTTGCTGATGTAGCTGCTGCTATAAGGGCTGGATTTTATGACATCGGTAAAGGATTCATCAAATCATTTTGTATTTCTTGTGATTGCAATAACTTTGTATATTGATTTTTCTGCGACTTATTTTTGTTTAGGTATTGGTGCGGGTTTGGAATCCATGACAACTAATCCAATGGCATGGGAAGGATCAGTGAATCCTAAAGTATTTTGTCCCTTTTTTCCTCATTCCATCTCCTTTGCCAgattaataagttcatttaattttttttttcttttctttttcggAAATAAAACCTCTAGAGGACTACAAGGTTGTGATGTTTCTTACTTTGTTGTGACAGGTTCAAATGTTTGAGCAAGCCCAAAACTGCCTTCTCCCAATGGGGATTACCTCTGAAAATGTTTCCAATCGCTTTGGGGTTTCAAGGAAAGAACAAGATGAAGCTGCAGTAAGTTggatatatcatttttttaaccatgttattgGTGCTAAGTATCCAAAAGGCTCGAACCAGAGACCTAGCATAAGGGATCTGAGCCCTGCTCTACTCAGACCAATGTAATGTTGGTTCTGGGATACATCTTTCATAAAACATTGtgttctcttttattttatttgttaaactttAGCAACTTTTAACTGAATCTTGTTGATAATGTTGTTGGTAGGTCGAGTCTCACAGGCGAGCTGCTGCTGCTACTGCTTCTGGTAAATTTAAAGATGAAATCATACCAGTTCTGACCAAGGTACTTTTTCCACTATAAGGGTACATTGAATCTTTCTTTGGGATATTAGGTTCGTAATTAGACTTTTCTTCAATAGATTGTGGACCCAAAAACCGGAGAGGAGAAATCTGTCACCATTTCCGTTGATGATGGAATTCGACCTAACGCAACATTATCTGATCTAGCAAAGCTTAAACCCGTGTTCAAGAAAGACGGAACCACCACTGCTGGTATAAGATCATagaaatgtcattaatttcctCAAACTCTTTCTAATTGATATAATATAATCATTTGATGTCTGTGCTTTAGGTAATTCTAGCCAGGTGAGTGATGGTGCTGGGGCTGTTCTGCTGATGAAAAGAAGTATTGCTATTCAAAAGGGGCTACCCATTCTTGGTGTTTTCAGGTACTTAATGGGTAACATAAAGTTATAATCCTTTGCGATATTTATATACCGATTTCAAATTGGTACGCTGTGTGCTTAAATAGATAAGGAAGGTGCAGTAGGTTTTCCTGCTCTTtaacataaaagatataaattagaaaatatatatatttaacatgAAATGCTTTTGATAATTTGAAGAACATCATTTGTTGGTTGTCATGCAGGAGTTTCGTTGCAGTTGGTGTTGATCCTGCCATCATGGGGGTTGGCCCAGCTGCTGCAATTCCAGTTGCTGTGAAGGCTGCAGGTCTTGAGCTTGATGATATTGAtctttttgaaataaatgaGGTATTTAACTAATGTACTTAT
The genomic region above belongs to Cicer arietinum cultivar CDC Frontier isolate Library 1 chromosome 4, Cicar.CDCFrontier_v2.0, whole genome shotgun sequence and contains:
- the LOC101514461 gene encoding 3-ketoacyl-CoA thiolase 2, peroxisomal produces the protein MDKAINRQKVLLQHLNPSQSSSSTSLSASACLAGDSAAYHRTASFGDDVVIVAAYRTALCKAKRGGFKDTHADDLLAPVLKAVIEKTNLNPSEVGDIVVGSVLGGGSQRASECRMAAFYAGFPETVPVRTVNRQCSSGLQAVADVAAAIRAGFYDIGIGAGLESMTTNPMAWEGSVNPKVQMFEQAQNCLLPMGITSENVSNRFGVSRKEQDEAAVESHRRAAAATASGKFKDEIIPVLTKIVDPKTGEEKSVTISVDDGIRPNATLSDLAKLKPVFKKDGTTTAGNSSQVSDGAGAVLLMKRSIAIQKGLPILGVFRSFVAVGVDPAIMGVGPAAAIPVAVKAAGLELDDIDLFEINEAFASQFVYCRNKLGLDSQKINVNGGAMAIGHPLGATGARCVATLLHEMKRRGKDCRFGVISMCIGTGMGAAAVFERGDSVDELRNARKVDDLYLSKDAR